A DNA window from Carassius gibelio isolate Cgi1373 ecotype wild population from Czech Republic chromosome A8, carGib1.2-hapl.c, whole genome shotgun sequence contains the following coding sequences:
- the LOC128018079 gene encoding sepiapterin reductase, with amino-acid sequence MEDEISPESRDLGRALCIITGASKGFGRTLAFQLSCLLKPRSVLMLVARTTEQLNQVKEDIITLYGGQNQLEVRCVQADLEKKDGVEKMVQAAKETSVSDMDHLLLINNAASLGDVSRFALTFTDPAEVNRYLSLNVSGALSLTAGVLQAFPRRLGLRRSVVNISSLCALKPFPSWVLYCTGKAARDMMFRVLAAEEPDVRVLSYAPGPLDTDMQLQARRSSGDLQLRRSFCSMFSEGQLISCEESGAKLIKLLLDDDFLSGAHLDFYEL; translated from the exons ATGGAAGACGAGATCTCTCCAGAGTCCAGGGATCTGGGCAGAGCTCTGTGCATCATCACAGGAGCGTCGAAAGGCTTCGGCCGGACGCTTGCGTTTCAGCTCAGCTGCCTCCTGAAGCCCAGATCCGTCCTGATGCTGGTGGCTCGAACCACAGAGCAGCTCAACCAGGTGAAGGAGGACATCATAACCCTGTACGGTGGACAGAACCAACTGGAAGTCCGCTGCGTGCAGGCCGATCTGGAGAAGAAAGATGGCGTGGAAAAAATGGTTCAGGCAGCGAAAGAGACTTCAGTGTCCGACATGGACCACTTACTCCTGATCAATAACGCAG CGTCTCTGGGTGACGTGTCTCGCTTCGCTCTGACGTTCACGGATCCGGCGGAAGTCAATCGGTATCTGTCTCTGAACGTCAGCGGAGCGCTGAGTCTGACGGCCGGCGTCCTGCAAGCGTTTCCTCGCCGTCTGGGTCTGCGGCGGTCGGTGGTCAACATCAGCTCTCTGTGTGCGCTGAAGCCCTTCCCGTCGTGGGTCCTGTACTGCACCGGGAAAGCCGCCCGCGACATGATGTTCCGCGTGTTAGCCGCAGAGGAGCCGGATGTAAGAGTGCTCAGTTACGCACCTG GTCCTCTGGACACAGACATGCAGCTGCAGGCGCGGCGTTCCTCCGGAGATCTGCAGCTGCGGCGCTCCTTCTGCTCCATGTTCTCCGAGGGCCAGCTGATCTCCTGCGAGGAGTCCGGGGCCAAACTCATCAAGCTCCTGCTGGACGATGACTTCCTGTCCGGTGCTCATCTGGACTTTTATGAGCTCTAG
- the LOC128019085 gene encoding leucine zipper putative tumor suppressor 3-like — MGSVGSGVAGEQEFAMKSVGTRTTLPRGPPLSRRGPSDRSCSAERLHAPPSTSEGSSDERGGSSTTTDRGQLTIAASRLTNRGELEGAAAGRRDTHRTGGGVSLEACGNVEKNHDGATAVKSRDGNNGKRDSRTPPKILTVSGKLEQNNSALVRPSAFKPVVPKSFHSMQNLLAQSGAGGRSAGSGGGSDAPQSLCEQDSPDRDPSSGNDGQGGMSDSGRNSLTSLPTYTGPGMSYGPSQSLGPLSASTSHINRLSSTAAPLEKPDKPKYQNGLSVSDSGQSSSGKSCLSYQRLATIQPSPSTDDIIQDLEDRLWEKEQEVIHMRRNLDQSEAAIVQVFEEKQHVWEREMEELRQNYGRRLQQVTHRAQRTQQALQTHIARLQQDKGRLQEEISTLLAQREELERRCLDYRKEQADILPRLEETKWELCQKAGEISLLKQQLRESQNEVTQRAGEMVALRGQLKELKGQMKEREETMIGLKDSYTNKSHELDRCEGELKRTLTEVSMLRDKLVVFEAEVLGLKRALSELSCRSDHAVCLRDISGSSSLPWAGLHSPRTPEPMSIDSFLSLQSDEAKAQRQEAGELRRQLERLQGELHLERQQRERQALTFAQERHTWQDEKERVLKYQAQLQISYVETLQKNQALEERVGQLGAKQGTTPGSPGSPVTLSIPVPVTLTLSPAADDPKHQLAPPWPGPSRLERIESTEI; from the exons ATGGGCAGTGTGGGCAGCGGGGTGGCCGGTGAGCAGGAGTTTGCCATGAAGAGCGTGGGCACGCGCACCACCCTTCCTCGTGGCCCTCCTCTGTCCCGCCGTGGACCCTCCGACCGCAGCTGCAGCGCTGAGCGCCTCCACGCACCTCCCTCCACCTCCGAGGGCTCGAGTGATGAGCGAGGCGGGAGCAGCACCACCACGGATCGAGGCCAGCTCACCATCGCTGCGTCTCGTCTCACTAACAGGGGCGAGCTGGAGGGGGCCGCCGCGGGCCGCCGGGACACACACAGAACCGGAGGAGGAGTGTCTCTGGAGGCTTGTGGAAACGTGGAGAAGAACCACGACGGTGCGACAGCGGTTAAGAGCAGAGACGGGAACAACGGCAAGAGAGACAGTCGCACGCCGCCCAAGATCCTCACTGTGTCTGGGAAACTCGAGCAG AATAATTCCGCTCTGGTCCGTCCGTCTGCCTTCAAGCCCGTGGTTCCCAAGAGTTTTCACTCCATGCAGAACCTGCTGGCTCAGTCTGGAGCTGGAGGACGATCTGCCGGAAGCGGCGGAGGATCTGACGCCCCACAGTCCCTCTGTGAGCAGGACAGTCCGGATCGGGACCCTTCGAGTGGAAACGACGGCCAGGGCGGCATGTCCGACTCTGGGAGGAACTCTCTGACCAGCCTTCCCACCTACACGGGGCCCGGCATGAGCTACGGTCCCTCCCAATCGCTCGGACCCCTCAGTGCCTCCACCAGCCACATCAACAGACTGAGCAGCACAGCGGCGCCGCTGGAGAAACCAGACAAACCCAAGTACCAGAACGGCCTGAGCGTGTCTGACAGCGGTCAGTCCTCGTCCGGGAAGAGCTGTTTATCATATCAGAGACTCGCCACCATCCAGCCATCGCCCTCCACTGATGACATCATCCAGGACCTGGAGGACCGACTCTGGGAGAAAGAGCAGGAG GTGATCCACATGCGGCGTAACCTGGACCAGAGCGAGGCGGCCATCGTGCAGGTGTTCGAGGAGAAGCAGCACGTCTGGGAGCGAGAGATGGAGGAGCTGAGGCAGAACTACGGCAGGCGTCTGCAGCAGGTGACCCACCGAGCCCAGCGCACACAGCAGGCTCTGCAGACACACATCGCCCGTCTGCAGCAGGACAAGGGCCGGCTCCAGGAGGAGATCAGCACCCTGCTCGCTCAGAGAGAGGAGCTGGAGAGGAGGTGTCTGGATTACCGAAAGGAGCAGGCCGATATCCTGCCTCGCCTGGAGGAGACCAAGTGGGAG CTGTGTCAGAAGGCGGGCGAGATCTCTCTGCTGAAGCAGCAGCTGCGAGAGAGTCAGAACGAGGTGACGCAGCGCGCCGGAGAGATGGTGGCCCTCAGGGGTCAGCTGAAGGAGCTCAAGGGCCAGATGAAGGAGCGTGAGGAGACCATGATCGGCCTGAAGGACTCGTACACCAACAAGAGCCACGAGCTGGACAGATGTGAAGGAGAACTGAAGAGAACGCTGACAGAG GTGTCGATGTTGCGTGACAAGCTGGTGGTGTTCGAGGCCGAGGTTCTGGGTCTGAAGCGGGCTCTGAGCGAGCTGAGCTGCCGGAGCGATCACGCCGTGTGTCTGAGGGACATCAGCGGTAGCAGCAGCTTACCGTGGGCCGGCCTGCACTCGCCCCGAACGCCCGAACCCATGTCCATCGACAGCTTCCTCAGCCTGCAGAGCGACGAGGCCAAAGCGCAGCGGCAGGAGGCCGGAGAGCTGCGGAGACAGCTGGAGCGACTGCAGGGCGAGCTGCACCTGGAGCGACAGCAGAGAGAGAGGCAGGCGCTCACCTTCGCTCAGGAGAGACACACCTGGCAGGACGAGAAGGAGCGCGTGCTGAAATACCAGGCGCAGCTTCAGATCAGCTACGTGGAGACGCTGCAGAAGAACCAGGCGCTGGAGGAACGGGTCGGACAGCTCGGAGCCAAACAGGGCACCACGCCCGGATCGCCCGGATCGCCCGTGACCCTCTCCATCCCCGTCCCAGTGACCCTCACTCTGTCCCCGGCCGCGGACGATCCCAAACATCAGCTGGCGCCTCCGTGGCCGGGACCGTCTCGCTTGGAGCGGATCGAGTCCACAGAGATCTAG